From the Flavobacterium gyeonganense genome, the window CTTGAAGCTTCAATTCCGGTTCGGGCTACATACAAAAGCAAAACATCAAGCATCAGAAAAGTGATTAAAACCAAAACAAGAAACCAGACTCCGTTGTATGTTATCGGAAAAATAAAAGCACACACGAATAGTCCTATGATACCTAAAAGGACATAGAAAAAGAAGTTGTTAAGGTATAGGCTTTTTATAAATTTCACTTTTTTATTGTTTCAGGTTTAAAATTTCATGTTATGCGAAGTTTGCAAAATCTTTTAAATGCTGGTCTTCACGATATCAAAAGGTTTTGAATACATTGTACGAATCAAATTACCTTGGAATTTCAACTGTTTCAATGATCTGTTTGATGATTTCAGCACTTGTAATTCCTTCCATTTCGCGCTCCGGACTAACAATTACACGGTGCTGTAATACAGGAACTGCTGCTTCCTTAATATCTTCAGGAGTTACAAAATCTCGTCCACGAATAGCAGCAAAGCCTTTCGAAGCATTTAAAATAGCGATTGATGCACGAGGCGAAGCTCCTAAATATAAAAAGGCATTTTCCCTTGTGTTTACCACAATTCGGGCAATGTACTCCAGTAAATTCTGTTCCACTCTTATTTGTTTTATCAGGGCCTGATATCGTTTTATCTCTTCCGCAGAAAGAATAGTTTTAATAGCCTCTAATTTTCCGTGATCCTGCAAAAGATGTTCTCTCTGAATAATCACGATCTCTTCGTCTAATTTTGGGTAATCAACCGAAATTTTGAATAAAAAACGGTCCAATTGTGCTTCAGGCAAACGGTAAGTACCTTCCTGTTCAATTGGATTTTGTGTAGCAATAACCAAAAAAGGAGCTTCAAGCTGGTAAGCAGAACCGTCAATAGTTATCTGGCGTTCTTCCATAACCTCAAAAAGAGCTGCCTGCGTTTTGGCAGGTGCACGATTGATCTCGTCAATTAAAATCAGATTAGAAAAAATAGGCCCTTGCTTGAATTCAAATTCTGAGCTTTTCAAATTAAAAATCGAAGTTCCTAAAATATCAGAAGGCATTAAATCTGGTGTAAACTGAATTCGGCTAAAGCCAATATTAAGTGTTTTCGATAATAATTTGGCTGTAATAGTTTTGGCAACTCCCGGAACGCCTTCCAGTAAAACGTGTCCGTTCGATAAAATAGCAACCAGTAATTGATCGATCATTTTGTGCTGGCCAACAATTACGGTTTCAATTTCTTTTTTGATACTGTTAACGTGGTCTAAAAGTGGTGCTAAGTTAAGCCTTGTTTCAAAATTCACATTTTCGTTTGTGATTTCTGTTTCTGTTGTATTGATATCGTCCATGTTTGGTATGTTTTCTTTTGATGAATTTCAGTTAAAATATTAATGTAAAACTTTCTCTATAGCATTATTGATCCGGATTAAATCTTCTTCAAGGCTTCCGTGGTAACTTTTTCGGTGTTCGTTGATTAAAAATACAAGTTCTCTGATGTCATTTTCATTTTTTCCGGACTTATGATGCAGTTTTTTGACGAAATCATCATCTAATTTAGATGTGTCCATCAAATATTCATTACGGATCCTTTCCAGAAAATAAATGATTTTTTTATCAATAATATTATCATGATCACCTTCCTGATAATATAAATTTCCGATGGTTTTGGTAAAATCAACTGTTAAATTAGGTAATGGTTTTAGTATCGGGACTATCCTTTGTTTTCGTTTGGCATTAAAAAGGATAAATATCAATATTCCGATTAAAGATAAGTATAAAGCCCATTTTAAAGCAGGCTGACTTAAAATATAACGAAGCGGAGAACCTGAGATTGATTCGCTGTTTTGCCCTTTTGTATACCAAAAAATATCGCCTTGCGGTACGTAAGAAAGGACACTTTGAGCATATTGATAATGATCGTCTTTTAATAAATGGAAATTAGAAAAAGCGGCTGGCTGAGTGTGTAAATAGAAGTACCCATTTACATACGGTACTTTAATGAAATTGATTCTTTTTTGATTTTCCTTATTCGCCTGATAACCTAAAACAGTGGTTTGTAAAGTATCAATTTTTGAAAAATAGTATGAACCCATGCCTTCAGTTAAATGAAACTTTTTGTTCCCTAAATTTTTATTAGCAAGCCAAATTGAGGTGCTGTCAGAATATTGAAAATCGGTTCTGAAGTCAATTTTTAAGCTGTCTAAAAGTGGCTGTGGGAACGTTTTCATGCTCAGAAAAGCATTGTTTCCATGTGACACAAAATAAAAAAGCTCCGTCATTGACTGATCATCAATGGCAGCAAATTCTGTAATGTTAAAAAAAGTGCCCTTTATTTTATACGTGCCCACAACGGTATCCGGAACATATTTTGAATCGAGGAACTCATAAGGGGTTAAAGCGGAAACTCTTTCAATCTTTTGTTTTTTTAAAAGACCGTCAATTTCTTTATCGAAAACATACAATCCAAGTGGAGTTTTATCATTCACAGAATAAGTCGGAGTCCAGTCAATTTTTTTAGGAGAATTGCCACCTGCTATTAAAATTAAGGCAAAAACCAAAACCAGAATAGCGATATAAATTTTAATCGATTTACCCATGGTTAAAGGTTTTTATTGCATTTTTAAAACGGTTTTCTGCTTTTTCGAACATTCTTTCGTTAATTTCAAATTCGCCATACCAAATATAGTTATACACGTATGACAAATAGGTGAATTCGTCTTTATGAGCAGGGTTTTTGATTTCGTTTAAATAATCGGAATTGGTTTTTTCAATATCCCATTCGATGTAACGATTTTTGGCCATTACTTTTAACAACCATAAGTAATAGTATCGAATGGCAATTCTTTTTTCTCCTTTTTCAATAGATTCCTTAATGAGTTTTTCGAAATCCAGAAGGTGGATATTTTTTTCAATATCGGAGTAATGAACTACTTTTTGTTTCGCTTCCTTACTGAAAATCCATTTTCCTTCCTTTCCGATCAGAGCCTTTACAATCAGATAAATTACAAAAACCACAATTAGTACGGCCAGTATTTTAAGTAAAATTGCTACAAAATTAAGTGATGCCTGCGGGTTTTTAAAAGTAAAAATTTCATTAAGGACGTCTGCAAGCCATTCTTTAAAATGATCCCACCAATTTTTTTCAGGTGTTTTTTGTTCGTAAACAAAATCACTGTCGGTATATTTTTTTTTGAAATTTTTCGGAAATGTTTTAGCCTCTATAGTATCTGAATCGACATAAATATCAGACTCAGCATATTTTACTGACGCGACTTTTGGAGGCTCAGTTTTAACCAAAGTATCCTGCGCACTCATGTTATTGAAGCAAAAGAGAAAAGATAAAAGAAGTAAAATTCTATTCATTATTGGAAATCGTTAATTCAATTTGGCTGATAGCTGTCGTGTTTTTTTGTGAACAATAAAAGGATAAACCAAATAATAAAAAGAGATGATACCCAATGTAAAAAGGATAATAAAACTGCTAAGCCAATTGGGCATATCAATAGAATATCGTGTAATAAAACCTTCCAGAAATCCGGCACTTATGGTAAAAGGAAATGTACTTAGAAAGATTTTGAAACTGTTTTTAAAGCCTATTTTAAATGAATTTGTTCTCGAAAAAGTTTTAGGAAATAAAATAGAAGCTCCTAAGATGAATCCGGCAGCAGTTTCAATTACAATGGCAAAAATTTCCATAGCACCATGAATCCAGATTCCGCGGACACTTTTCCAGAATACATTTTGTTCGAAAAAAAGTATTGAAATGCGCCCAGCATAATGCCGTTTTGAGAGGAAATATAAAAAGTGCCAATTCCGCCAAAAAGTCCCCAAATATAGCATCTGGCTCCTACATAAAGGTTGTTCATGGTAATTCCAACAAAACTTCCCCAGTTGCTTCCTGAGCCGTAAACCGCCATTGGATTTCCCTTTTTGATGTTGTCCAAAGTCATGTTTACATAACCATCACCTAAAATTAAACGGACAAAATCATGGTCATATCTGGCCGAAATCACACCAATGGCAACGGTTGCAAAAAACAGGACAAATGCATAGAGCAAATACCTCCTGTAATCGTAAACCAGAAGAGGGACTTCGGTTTTAAAAAATTCAAAAAATCTGTTTTTTTCAGCTCGTTTGGTTTTGTAAATCTTTTGATAAATCTGTGATGCCAGATGATTTAAGTAAATTACTGTTTTACTTTTTGGATAATACGTTTGTGCATACGACAGGTCATTCATCATTTGAATGTACAAATTAGCTAACTCATCAGGATTTTTTTTAGCTTTACCAAAAATAGCCAGTTCAAATTCCAGCCATTTTTCTTTATTTTGTTTTATGAATGCAACTTCTCTCATTGAGGGCTAAAATATAAAATATGTCAGAATTATCTATAAACACAACACAAAATGTCAAAATAAATTTTATCGCCGCTTCTGCAGGCGAGCGAATTGGTTCTTATTTTATCGATTTGGTGATCAAAATAGCCTATGGGATAGTGGTTTACCTGATTTTTTTCAATTGGCTCAATCTGGATCTTTTATTTAAAAATTTAGATCAGTGGTCTGTGGGGACAATTCTTTTAGGATTTTATTTCCCGGTTATGATTTATTCGCTTACTCTTGAAAGCATTTTTGAAGGACAAACGATAGGAAAAAAACTGAACAAAATAAAAGTGGTTAAAATTGACGGATATCAGGCAGGATTTGGGGACTATTTGATGAGATGGTTTTTTAGATTGATAGATATTTCGATTTTTAACGGAATTATAGCTCTCATTACTGTAGTTTCAAGTAAAAAAGGGCAGAGGCTTGGCGATATGGTTGCAGGGACTTCAGTAATTACCCTGAAAAATAAAATTAATATCAGCCATACCATTTTAGAAGAAATAGAAGAAACCTATGTGCCAACCTATCCTCTCGTTATTAAATTGTCAGACAATGATATGCGTATCATAAAGGAAACATTTTTAAGGGCTGAAGCCAAAAATGATTATGAGATTATTTATAAATTAGTTCATAAAATTGAAAATGTCACCGGAATCAAAAATCAGTCCATTGGAGATCCCACAGGTTTTATCCGTACTGTTTTGAAAGATTATAATTTCTATACTCAGAATATGTAAAATTACAATATCAATGACAGAGACAATGTCAAATTAAAAAAAAAATAATCTTTAAAACTTAACTAATCAAAATCTTAGAACTTTATAATGATGTTCAACCTTTTAGACATTATTGGTACAATGGCGTTTGCAATGTCAGGAGCTTTAACGGCCATGCATAAAAAACTGGATCCGTTTGGTGTTTTTATCATTGCCTTTGTTACGGCAGTCGGTGGCGGAACGCTTCGTGATGTTTTAATAGGAAGAACTCCTGTGACCTGGATGCTGGATTTAAAATATGTGTATGTAATTATTTTAGGGTTTATTTTGGCAATTCTTTTCAGGAAAAAATTTGACAAACTCCGTACCTCACTATTTTTATTTGACACCATCGGCTTGGGAGTTTTTACCTTAATCGGACTTGAAAAAGGCATTACAATTGGCCTGCATCCGGTCATTTGTATTGCATTAGGAACAATGACCGCTTGTTTTGGCGGAGTAATTCGGGATATTTTATGTACTGAAATCCCAACCATTTTCAGAAGGGAAATTTATGCCACGATTTGTATTTTTGGTGGAATTGTATTTTTTGCATTGCGAAGTTTAGATTTAGATAATGATATTTTATATTTAACGACTTCAGTTGTTATAATTTCGGTTCGGTTACTAGCTGTAAAATTCAAATGGTATTTACCGGCATTCGATCATAAATAAAAAAGAAATTGAATAAATATACCGTAAAAAAATATACCGAAAACGATTATAAAATATGGAATGACTTTATTGCTCAGGCCAAAAATGCCACGTTTCTTTTTCATCGGGATTTTATGGAATATCACAAAGATCGTTTTGAGGATTATTCCCTAATGGTTTTTGAAGGAGAAAAACTCGTTGCTGTTTTGCCGGCTAATATATCAGAAAAAATGCTGTATTCACATCAGGGACTGACTTATGGTGGGTTAGTGTTTTCTTCTAAATTCAAAGCAGAAAAAGTAGAATTGATTTTAGATGAAATTTTATTTTTTATAAAAAAAAATGCAATTGATACTTTTTACTATAAACCAGTTCCAGGTTTTTATTTTTCGAAAGGGAATGAGGAAATAGATTTCTTTTTAATTAAGAAAGGCGCTTTGTTAGAGAAAAAGGAAATGAATCTGGCAGTGAATTTGACAATTCCATTAGAAATATCCAAAAGTAAATTGAAACATTTCAGAAGAATCGAAAATCTTCATTTGAAAATTATTGAAGAACAAAATCTGTATCCTTTTTGGGAGAAAGTTTTAGAGCCAAGATTAGCAGAAAAACATAATGCAAGGCCTGTTCATACAAAAGAAGAAATTACGTTATTGAAGAAAAGTTTTCCTGAAAATATTAGACAATTTTCAATTTATAATGAAAGTGAAATTATTGCCGGAATTACTGTCTTTGAGACAGAAAAGATTGTGAAGTCGCAATATGGGGCTACAACAAAAAAAGGAGAAGAAGTAAGAGCGCTGGATTTTTTATTCATTAATTTAATTGAAAAATATAAAAGTGAAGGAAAATGTTTTTTTGACATGGGAATTGTAGTAGATAATAACGAAAAAGGCTATAATGCTGGACTTTTAAAACAGAAAGAAGAGTTAGGGTGTTCAGTCTTTAACCAGGATTTTTATAAAATGAGTATTAAATGATAAAATTTCTAGACCTAAAAAAATAAATGAGTCTTACGAAAGTGATTTTCAGGAAAAACTGAAATCAGTTTTGGAAAATAGCTGGTATATTTTAGGAAAAGAAACAGAAACATTTGAAAATGCTTTCGCCGAATATTGTAATTCAAAATATTGTATAGGTGTTGGTAACGGATTCGATGCTTTGGTTCTTATTTTTAAAGGTTATATTCAATTAGGCAAACTTCAAAAAGGAGATGAGGTTATTGTTCCGGCAAATACTTTTGTTGCCAGTATTTTAGCCATTTTAGAAGCAGGGTTGATTCCGGTTTTAATTGAACCTAAATTAGAAACGTACAATATCAACCCGGATTTAATTTTAGAAAAAATTACTTCAAAAACAAAAGCTATTTTAGTGGTTCATCTCTATGGGCAATTGGCAGAAATGAATCAAATTCATGCAATTGCCGTTCAAAATAATTTAGTCGTTATTGAAGATGCGGCTCAGGCACACGGGGCAATCAGCAATCAAAAATCAGCAATCAAAAACAAGCAGTCTAGCGTAGCGTATAGTTTTTACCCGGGAAAAAATTTAGGTGCTTTAGGAGATGGAGGCGCAATTACTACAAATGATCCTGAGTTGGCAAAAGTGCTTTTTTCTCTTCGAAATTATGGTTGTCAAAAAAATACCATAACGAGTTTGTAGGCGTGAATTCACGATTAGATGAATTACAGGCAGCATTTTTAAATCTGAAATTGCCTAATTTAAATGAAGATAATCAAAAACGACGTGAAGTTGCCAGACGTTATTTAACCGAAATTAAAAATAATAAAATAATTTTGCCATTTTGGGATTTCTCTCACAATCACGTCTTCCATTTGTTTGTTATCCGAACTGAAAACAGGAATGAATTGCAAAATTATTTGTTAGAAAACGGAATTCAGACCATGATTCACTACCCGATTCCGCCACACAAACAAAAAGCATTTTTACACTGGAATGATTTATTTTTTCCCATTACTGAAAAAATACATAATGAGGTTTTGAGTTTACCAATGAGTCCTGCTTTGACAAATGATGAGGTAAGTTTTGTTGTTGAAATTTTAAATCAATATTAAAATTGAACCCTATAAAAAAAATAATAGAAACAGATCTGTTTAAAATTACCTCTTTAAACAGTCTGAGTGTATTATTGAAAATTGGGATAGGATTGATTACCTCAAAATTACTGGCTGTTTTTGTTGGTCCCAGCGGAATGGCTTTGGTCGGCAATCTTCGAAATTTTTCATCATCGTTAGAAAGTATTACGACTCTTGGCTTTCAAAATGGGGTTGTAAAATATGTAGCAGAACACAAAAATGATAAATCACAACTTCAAAAAATAATTGCGACGGCATTTATCAGCTTATTATTTGTTGCTGTTGTTTCAAGCTTTATTTTGTTCTTCTTAGCAGGGTTTTGGAACAGACAAATTTTTGGAAATAATTTTGATTATCAAATAATTTTTAAAGCGATAGCTTTAGTGTTACCCTGGTATGCAATTTCGGTTTTTTTGCTTTCAGTTATTAATGGCCTGGGAAAGTTTAAGGAAGTAATTTGGATAAACATCACAGGGAATGCAATAGGTTTGTTGGTTTCAGTTTATATGATTTGGAATTATAAAACCCTGGGAGCTTTGCTTTCGATAGTAATTTCACCTTCATTATTGTTTTTTGTTACGTTTTACTTCATCAGCAAAGAGCTTAGTCTTTCATCAATAATTAAATTTCGCAATTTTGATTTTGATACTATAAAAAAATTATCATCATATTCCCTTATGGCTTTGGTCTCCTCTGTGTTAGGACCATTGGTTTATTTGGTCATTCGAAAAAATGTAATTGATGTGGTTGGATTGGAGCAAGCCGGTTTTTGGGAAACGATGACCAGGATTTCAACTTATTATATGATGTTTATTACGACAATTTTAAGTGTGTATTTTTTTCCGAAATTGTCAATAGCCAAAAATAACAAAGAGACACAAAGTATTTTCCTGACTTTTTATAAAAATATTTTACCACTATTTGTACTTGCAGTAACCGTTATTTATTTTGCCCGGTTTTTTATTGTAAAATTCCTCTTTACTCCTGATTTTTTGCCGGTTACGACTTTGTTTTTTTGGCAATTAACGGGCGATATTCTAAAATCTGCAGCATGGGTTTTAGGATTTCAGTTTTTTGCAAAAAAAATGACTAAAGCTTTTATTCTTTCAGAAATAGCTTCACTTACTGTTTTGTATTTTTTGAGTCATTATTTTGTTGTAGTATTCGGTATACAGGGAATCGTTATGGCTCAGGCTTTAGATAATTTTATTTACCTGTTGGGTTTAGCTTTTTATTTTAGGAAAAGTTTGTTTGGATAGGTTCTTAGAATTATCATTTGTGATAGATGTGGGTGTATAGAATATTAAACAATCGCATCATTTTGTAAGTCAATAGTCATTTTTTTTCTTCTAAAATTATATTTATAATAATTTTTTATTCTTTTTTAAACAAAAAAATATTTTTCAATTTTAGATTTTTTTATTAAGAATAATTCCTTCTTTATTTATTAATATTGCACTGCTTTAAAATAAATAAATTCAGACAAAATGAAAAATAAATTTACACTACTTTTTTTTGGAATTCTTTTTTTAAATACAACTCTTCATGCACAAATTAGTACCGGATCTGGTGGGGCAACAAGTGTACTGCCTAATAGTACAACTACAAATACGAATGTAGGAATAGGAACTACTGAACCTTCAGGTAGATTAGAAATTGCCGGATTTCCAGCTGTTAATACTACATATACTTTTTTAAATGCAGGAGATTCTTTTTCTAAAAGCCTTTTATTGAATATAGGAACCTTGAGGGAAAATTCTAGTCCGGTAGGTAAAGCCCGATTATTAACTTTTTATGATGTCCCTCCGTCTAATATTTATCCTAATGCTCAAACTATGTTAGCTATAGAAGATAGAAATGATGCTAATCGATTAAGACATACGGCAAGGGCAAATAGTTGGAGCAATTTCACACTTAGCGATAGAGCTCAAAAACTTGTATTTGAAGTGTATGAAAATGATGAGGCAGGAATTTTAACTTTGCCGAAGCCTGATTCATATTTGACAATTGGTGGCACACAAGCCTGGCCGATACCGTATAGATTGATGGTAAAAAATGGTAATTCAAAATTTGAAGGAACCGTATATGTGGATACAAATTTGGGCATCGGAACTTCAAACTTTACAGACGGCCCGGATACTTATAGACTTTCTGTAAAAGGAAAAGTAAGGGCAGAAGAAGTAAAAGTCTACAACACCTGGGCTGATTATGTTTTTGCAAACAACTACGATTTGAAACCACTTGCAAAAGTAGAGGAGTACATCACTCAAAATGGTCATTTACCAAATGTACCCTCTGCAAAAGAAATTACCGAAAAAGGGCTGGAACTGGGAGAAATGGCAAAAATCCAGCAGGAAAAAATCGAAGAACTTACATTGTATTTAATTCAGCAGAATAAGCAACTTGAAGAACAAAAAGCTGTATTTAATACAACAGAACAAAGAAATGGAAGAATTAAAAGCTCAGGTTAAAGCTTTATTGGCTTCTAAAAAATGATTTTAAACTTAGAAAACTTATCCCTAAAATAATCAAATCAGGCAATGAAAAATAAAATTACAATACTACTTTTTGGAATACTTTTTTTCAACACAACTTTACATGCACAAATTAGTACTGGTGCAGGAGGAGCGGCAAGTATATTGCCTAATAGTTCAACTACAAATACGAATGTAGGTATTGGTGTAAATAACCCAAAGGCCAAACTTGAAATTGCAGGATTTCCTGCCATTAATACTACTTATACTTTTTTAAATAGCGATGATGTTTGGGAAAAAAGTATATTATTAAATATTGGAACACTGCGAGAAAATTCAACAACAACGAGTAGTGAGAGATTATTAACTTTTTTCGATGCACCACCTTCTAATATTTTTCCTAAGGCTCAAACATTGCTAGCAATAGTGGATCGTAATGGTAATAACAGATTAAGGCATAATGCGAGAACCAATGGAGATAGTAATTTTCGACTATGTGATAGGGCACAAAAAATAGTTCTTGAAGTGTATGAAAATGAAGAATCGGCATTTTTAACATTAAATAAACCTGAATCCTATTTTACTGTTGGAGGTACACAAGCATGGCCAGTACCCTATAAGCTTATGGTAAAAAATGGTAATTCAAAATTTGAAGGAGCTGTATATGTCGACACAAATTTAGGCATAGGTACTTCAAACTTCATAGACGGTTCAGATACCTACAAACTTTCAGTAAAAGGAAAAGTAAGGGCAGAAGAAGTAAAAGTTTACAACACCTGGGCTGATTATGTTTTTGCAAAAAACTATGATTTGAAACCACTTACAAAAGTAGAGGAGTACATCGCTCAAAATGGTCATTTGCCTAATGTACCATCTGCCAAAGAAATTACTGAAAAAGGCTTGGAACTTGGAGAAATGGCAAAAATTCAGCAGGAAAAAATCGAAGAACTTACACTTTATTTAATTCAGCAGAATAAAGAAATAGAAGAGCTAAAATCTCAGATGAAGCTGTTGCTAGCTGCCCCAAAAAAATAAGCTTATCACTTTAAAAGAATCAGTTTAATGAAATATTATACTACACTATTGGTGTTGGCGTTTTCCCTATTGTCCAATGCCCAAAACCAAAC encodes:
- a CDS encoding O-antigen translocase, encoding MNPIKKIIETDLFKITSLNSLSVLLKIGIGLITSKLLAVFVGPSGMALVGNLRNFSSSLESITTLGFQNGVVKYVAEHKNDKSQLQKIIATAFISLLFVAVVSSFILFFLAGFWNRQIFGNNFDYQIIFKAIALVLPWYAISVFLLSVINGLGKFKEVIWINITGNAIGLLVSVYMIWNYKTLGALLSIVISPSLLFFVTFYFISKELSLSSIIKFRNFDFDTIKKLSSYSLMALVSSVLGPLVYLVIRKNVIDVVGLEQAGFWETMTRISTYYMMFITTILSVYFFPKLSIAKNNKETQSIFLTFYKNILPLFVLAVTVIYFARFFIVKFLFTPDFLPVTTLFFWQLTGDILKSAAWVLGFQFFAKKMTKAFILSEIASLTVLYFLSHYFVVVFGIQGIVMAQALDNFIYLLGLAFYFRKSLFG
- a CDS encoding trimeric intracellular cation channel family protein, with product MFNLLDIIGTMAFAMSGALTAMHKKLDPFGVFIIAFVTAVGGGTLRDVLIGRTPVTWMLDLKYVYVIILGFILAILFRKKFDKLRTSLFLFDTIGLGVFTLIGLEKGITIGLHPVICIALGTMTACFGGVIRDILCTEIPTIFRREIYATICIFGGIVFFALRSLDLDNDILYLTTSVVIISVRLLAVKFKWYLPAFDHK
- a CDS encoding RDD family protein gives rise to the protein MSELSINTTQNVKINFIAASAGERIGSYFIDLVIKIAYGIVVYLIFFNWLNLDLLFKNLDQWSVGTILLGFYFPVMIYSLTLESIFEGQTIGKKLNKIKVVKIDGYQAGFGDYLMRWFFRLIDISIFNGIIALITVVSSKKGQRLGDMVAGTSVITLKNKINISHTILEEIEETYVPTYPLVIKLSDNDMRIIKETFLRAEAKNDYEIIYKLVHKIENVTGIKNQSIGDPTGFIRTVLKDYNFYTQNM
- a CDS encoding DUF4129 domain-containing protein; its protein translation is MSAQDTLVKTEPPKVASVKYAESDIYVDSDTIEAKTFPKNFKKKYTDSDFVYEQKTPEKNWWDHFKEWLADVLNEIFTFKNPQASLNFVAILLKILAVLIVVFVIYLIVKALIGKEGKWIFSKEAKQKVVHYSDIEKNIHLLDFEKLIKESIEKGEKRIAIRYYYLWLLKVMAKNRYIEWDIEKTNSDYLNEIKNPAHKDEFTYLSYVYNYIWYGEFEINERMFEKAENRFKNAIKTFNHG
- a CDS encoding DUF4350 domain-containing protein; protein product: MGKSIKIYIAILVLVFALILIAGGNSPKKIDWTPTYSVNDKTPLGLYVFDKEIDGLLKKQKIERVSALTPYEFLDSKYVPDTVVGTYKIKGTFFNITEFAAIDDQSMTELFYFVSHGNNAFLSMKTFPQPLLDSLKIDFRTDFQYSDSTSIWLANKNLGNKKFHLTEGMGSYYFSKIDTLQTTVLGYQANKENQKRINFIKVPYVNGYFYLHTQPAAFSNFHLLKDDHYQYAQSVLSYVPQGDIFWYTKGQNSESISGSPLRYILSQPALKWALYLSLIGILIFILFNAKRKQRIVPILKPLPNLTVDFTKTIGNLYYQEGDHDNIIDKKIIYFLERIRNEYLMDTSKLDDDFVKKLHHKSGKNENDIRELVFLINEHRKSYHGSLEEDLIRINNAIEKVLH
- a CDS encoding FemAB family protein, producing the protein MNKYTVKKYTENDYKIWNDFIAQAKNATFLFHRDFMEYHKDRFEDYSLMVFEGEKLVAVLPANISEKMLYSHQGLTYGGLVFSSKFKAEKVELILDEILFFIKKNAIDTFYYKPVPGFYFSKGNEEIDFFLIKKGALLEKKEMNLAVNLTIPLEISKSKLKHFRRIENLHLKIIEEQNLYPFWEKVLEPRLAEKHNARPVHTKEEITLLKKSFPENIRQFSIYNESEIIAGITVFETEKIVKSQYGATTKKGEEVRALDFLFINLIEKYKSEGKCFFDMGIVVDNNEKGYNAGLLKQKEELGCSVFNQDFYKMSIK
- a CDS encoding AAA family ATPase → MDDINTTETEITNENVNFETRLNLAPLLDHVNSIKKEIETVIVGQHKMIDQLLVAILSNGHVLLEGVPGVAKTITAKLLSKTLNIGFSRIQFTPDLMPSDILGTSIFNLKSSEFEFKQGPIFSNLILIDEINRAPAKTQAALFEVMEERQITIDGSAYQLEAPFLVIATQNPIEQEGTYRLPEAQLDRFLFKISVDYPKLDEEIVIIQREHLLQDHGKLEAIKTILSAEEIKRYQALIKQIRVEQNLLEYIARIVVNTRENAFLYLGASPRASIAILNASKGFAAIRGRDFVTPEDIKEAAVPVLQHRVIVSPEREMEGITSAEIIKQIIETVEIPR